In one window of Halomarina pelagica DNA:
- a CDS encoding archease yields MSFELLSHPADVRFRATGPTLEAAFAEATRAFAAISEGGGDDSRRFEVEVEAEDRQALLFDFLAELVLLQELEEVAVSRAERVEIEERGDGYALRATVLAGPIGEPLFDIKSPTYSEMRVEHVERVPTRSTERASDASRDADPEAEGEWVLEATLDI; encoded by the coding sequence GTGAGTTTCGAGCTACTCAGCCACCCGGCGGACGTCCGGTTCCGGGCGACCGGTCCGACCCTCGAGGCGGCGTTCGCCGAGGCGACCCGCGCGTTCGCCGCCATTTCGGAGGGGGGCGGCGACGACTCCCGGCGGTTCGAGGTGGAGGTCGAGGCGGAGGACCGCCAGGCGCTCCTGTTCGACTTCCTCGCGGAACTCGTCCTCCTGCAGGAACTGGAGGAGGTGGCGGTGTCGCGCGCCGAGCGCGTCGAGATCGAGGAGCGCGGGGACGGCTACGCGCTCAGGGCGACGGTCCTCGCGGGTCCCATCGGCGAACCGCTGTTCGACATCAAGAGCCCGACGTACAGCGAGATGCGCGTGGAGCACGTCGAGCGCGTTCCGACGCGCTCGACGGAACGAGCGAGCGACGCGTCGCGGGACGCCGATCCGGAAGCCGAGGGAGAGTGGGTCCTCGAAGCCACCCTCGACATCTGA